A genome region from Apus apus isolate bApuApu2 chromosome 2, bApuApu2.pri.cur, whole genome shotgun sequence includes the following:
- the GPR20 gene encoding G-protein coupled receptor 20 has protein sequence MPTSSTQLPALDSTNSTQPPNSSIYLFSKFIHPDTELYTEFYSLWIALMVVNAIIFLVGVVLNSLALYVFCFRTKTKTTSVIYTINLIVTDLLVGFSLPVRIIMFYSAGDCLNCSLVHIFGYFVNMYCSILFLTCICVDRYLAIVQVEASRRWRNPTCAKGICIFIWVFASVVTFSILTMAIQFAACCLSKILVLMVCEYFFPLIIIIFFTTRIMCALSKPSLMHQSRERRMRAVQLLITVLIIFMICFTPFHVRQVAISINPDMPHHVSLLVYHVTVTLSSLNSCMDPIVYCFVTNNFQSTMKNIFRKTEPEQTSVDILGVNKNSKGSNAIIAFSNTIGSPMNLPSPSSVQI, from the coding sequence ATGCCGACCTCCTCCACCCAACTGCCAGCCCTTGACTCTACCAACTCCACCCAGCCACCCAACTCCAGCATCTACTTGTTCTCCAAGTTCATCCACCCCGACACCGAACTGTACACAGAATTTTACAGCCTGTGGATTGCCCTGATGGTAGTCAATGCCATCATCTTCCTGGTGGGCGTTGTGCTGAACAGCTTGGCGCTGTACGTCTTCTGCTTCCGGACCAAGACTAAAACCACCTCTGTCATTTACACCATCAACTTGATCGTTACTGATCTCTTGGTGGGTTTTTCCTTGCCTGTCCGGATCATCATGTTCTATAGTGCAGGGGACTGCTTGAATTGTTCCCTGGTTCATATCTTTGGTTACTTTGTCAACATGTACTGCAGCATCCTCTTCCTCACGTGCATCTGCGTCGACCGCTACCTGGCGATCGTCCAGGTGGAGGCCTCACGTAGGTGGAGGAACCCCACCTGTGCCAAGGGGATCTGCATCTTCATTTGGGTCTTTGCCAGCGTGGTGACTTTCTCCATCCTGACCATGGCAATACAGTTTGCTGCATGCTGCCTCTCCAAGATTCTGGTCCTGATGGTCTGCGAGTACTTCTTCCccctcatcatcatcatcttcttcACCACCAGGATCATGTGTGCTCTCTCCAAGCCCAGCCTCATGCACCAGAGTCGGGAGAGGAGGATGAGGGCTGTGCAACTCCTTATCACTGTCCTCATCATCTTCATGATCTGCTTCACCCCTTTTCACGTGAGGCAGGTAGCAATCTCCATCAACCCAGACATGCCTCATCACGTCAGCCTCCTCGTCTACCACGTGACAGTGACTCTGAGCAGCCTCAACAGCTGCATGGACCCCATTGTCTACTGCTTTGTCACCAATAACTTTCAGTCAACCATGAAAAACATCTTCAGGAAAACCGAGCCAGAGCAAACCAGTGTGGACATCCTGGGTGTGAATAAGAACTCCAAGGGCTCCAACGCAATCATCGCCTTCTCAAACACAATAGGAAGCCCCATGAACTTGCCATCACCCAGCAGTGTCCAAATATAA